The following proteins are encoded in a genomic region of Candida albicans SC5314 chromosome 4, complete sequence:
- the TRP4 gene encoding anthranilate phosphoribosyltransferase (Predicted enzyme of amino acid biosynthesis; upregulated in biofilm; regulated by Gcn2p and Gcn4p; S. cerevisiae ortholog is Gcn4p regulated) — MTTSSKNALTPYLKKLVVEPPTLEPKDLSEALELIFSDIPSDIQTAAFLSCLRLRGLDQEADYIAAAVTTVLHFAKTIPPELVDSKGYIDIVGTGGDGQNTFNVSTSSAIVAAGMGLPVCKHGGKASTSSSGSGDLLKSLGVDLSHVNEVTTPEIVKKSKFCFLFAPSFHPGMGLVAHIRSQLGVPTIFNILGPLINPIPLRARVLGVYSEKLGESYAQAASILAKKNQTHEKTMVVFGEIVLDEISPIGYTKTWTIDKSGKIERNRISPKDFGLPEHDLSTVKSGTPQQNAEILSHILNQDNDEFKVKQDGNNHPLVDYILMNSAAVAVVSGIADNWVDGVALAKESIVSGAAKKALEDFQNSSKEVL, encoded by the coding sequence ATGACAACTTCGTCCAAGAATGCATTAACAccatatttgaaaaaattggtagTAGAGCCGCCTACTTTAGAGCCTAAAGATTTGTCAGAGGCACTTGAACTTATTTTCAGTGATATTCCATCAGATATTCAAACTGCAGCATTTTTAAGCTGTTTGAGGTTGAGAGGGCTAGATCAGGAAGCTGATTATATCGCTGCTGCAGTCACAACAGTATTGCATTTTGCCAAAACCATTCCTCCTGAGTTGGTGGATTCTAAAGGATACATAGATATTGTTGGGACTGGTGGTGATGGCCAAAATACGTTCAATGTTTCTACATCATCTGCCATTGTGGCTGCGGGAATGGGTTTACCAGTATGCAAACATGGTGGGAAGGCCTCCACTTCGTCTTCGGGATCCGGTGATTTGTTAAAGTCGTTGGGTGTGGACTTGTCGCATGTAAACGAAGTCACCACGCCGGAAATCGttaaaaaatcaaagttTTGTTTCCTATTTGCACCTTCCTTTCACCCGGGGATGGGCTTGGTTGCTCACATTAGATCACAATTGGGTGTGCCTactattttcaatattttgggACCACTAATCAATCCAATACCGCTTAGAGCTAGAGTCTTGGGGGTGTACAGCGAAAAGTTGGGTGAATCTTATGCACAAGCAGCATCGATCTTggcaaagaaaaatcaaacacaTGAAAAGACAATGGTTGTGTTTGGAGAAATTGTCCTTGATGAAATTTCACCAATTGGATACACAAAGACATGGACAATTGATAAAAGCGGTAAAATCGAACGTAATAGAATATCACCTAAAGATTTTGGGTTACCAGAACATGATTTATCCACAGTGAAATCAGGAACACCGCAACAAAATGCCGAAATCTTATCAcatattttgaatcaagataatgatgaatttaaaGTGAAGCAAGATGGCAATAACCACCCATTGGTTGACTATATCTTAATGAATAGTGCAGCAGTGGCTGTAGTATCGGGGATAGCTGATAACTGGGTAGATGGTGTGGCGTTAGCCAAAGAATCGATTGTAAGTGGTGCAGCAAAGAAAGCACTCGAAGATTTTCAAAACAGTTCAAAAGAAGTTTTATAA
- a CDS encoding uncharacterized protein (Protein with t-SNARE domains and a microtubule associated domain; Hap43-induced gene; repressed by alpha pheromone in SpiderM medium) produces the protein MVLGFGSLLGSPQGRSQAEAPRPEFTPIGKRSGSTSSFQVYHSYPQEQKTQTSPPRRKLFRPLADSNLAAHYSHDSGLFDDTVEDFEKLSPIRPQRSPIAQRNRRSPDRHDFITDDSGGIAARQSEETIKELRSENYGWKIKYKELIRSLENMPAHEREVRKENIELKEKLATLHQHIQQLESQIAELQNNKENITTNNNDSREKDNIIQQLNNKIYELQKQLSSENKLKESQLENEEIIQALKSERNELTAKVSELEDYMKHSEVEFDVVMKQNDEFQERIHELEAAIDTLHQTEATIQQQSQSRENTELQLQKLSTELDKQQEMNRLLASKNENLEMDLSEKTDNLKELNNKVLSQAQEINLLETKLDTLNSQFENNTDGNEKLMKNLESLQNKVQTQEAFIDELHHEQKTIDNEYKAKIKDLEYENAQLSEEISRIRAKNSQYDPEAQHYEIDQLKQENAQLKDNVKKYLNNFKELKDKEVEHAHQIAFYELEFEKAEKENEKLRKEIKSLKAHESEFAESEVNNRETHRKLKEVERANKELIRKLENLQSEHAADKEQHYKELAELERVSLSKEKDLARFKAELENLQNSVSEKTELRADNVHLSNQLEASWKEIADLENQLSELRITQNQLKSEKRTEVDYEIESLIRKLKNDLTDLERENARLKTLEIENIKLKQQADKFLDDRELYSDNIELSERLKKAESARAAAEKKVSKMELDIADLQEIVEELYTRNKFSLHDNESTELKKEVQDLKNKIKASDDYIDELERNLRHSQADNNISEKLQKELTDAYDLVQTYESKMKQLEKEIEKIKQSPESSTIEQYVEFQLKLTRDELEKANAQLKSTEEKYKKEITELQTEKQNMDIELLKAKSNNKDLNRQLEALNQELSTMTRNCKRLAIKATEYRRLGKKLDNTDWIEYIQNENYYFKERYRDTNIKARDFKFLYNFTINSIRNSTEVLTNKEDNSNLAKLGIYPEYVNQSRGKRPKLTFAALAKFVLAAVRIRQRTRDQAERYRELTRVRGEVDVARLKYN, from the coding sequence ATGGTTTTAGGTTTTGGATCATTACTAGGCTCCCCACAAGGTAGATCGCAAGCTGAAGCGCCGCGTCCTGAATTTACACCTATTGGTAAACGAAGTGgatcaacttcttcttttcaagTGTATCACAGCTACCcacaagaacaaaaaacaCAAACATCACCGCCTAGAAGGAAGTTATTTCGTCCATTAGCTGACTCAAACCTTGCTGCACACTATTCTCACGATTCTGGTCTATTTGATGACACCGTTGAAGATTTCGAAAAACTCTCCCCCATCCGTCCACAACGCTCACCAATAGCACAAAGAAATAGAAGGAGCCCTGATAGACACGATTTTATCACCGATGACAGTGGCGGGATTGCCGCAAGACAACTGGAAGAAACCATTAAAGAGTTGCGACTGGAGAATTACGGTTGGAAAATCAAGTATAAGGAACTCATCAGATCATTGGAAAATATGCCTGCTCATGAGAGGGAAGTAAGAAAGGAAAACATTGAACTAAAGGAAAAGTTGGCAACCTTGCATCAAcatattcaacaattggaatCGCAAATCGCCGAATTACAAAATAACAAAGAGAATATTActaccaacaacaacgattCCCGTGAAAAAGACAACATTATCCAGCagttgaataataaaatttatgaGTTGCAAAAACAGTTATCGTCTGAAAACAAACTAAAAGAGTCACAacttgaaaatgaagagaTAATTCAAGCTTTGAAATCTGAAAGAAATGAGTTGACAGCAAAAGTTTCCGAATTAGAAGACTATATGAAACATTCTGaagttgaatttgatgTTGTAATGAAACAGAATGACGAGTTTCAGGAAAGGATTCACGAATTGGAAGCTGCAATTGACACGTTACATCAAACCGAGGCCACCATTCAGCAACAGTCCCAGCTGAGAGAAAACACTGAACTCCAACttcaaaaattatcaactgAATTAgataaacaacaagaaatgaACCGACTTTTAGCATCAAAAAATGAGAATCTTGAAATGGATTTGTCTGAAAAGACAGATAACCTCAAAGAACTAAACAATAAGGTTTTGAGTCAAGCccaagaaatcaatttactTGAGACAAAATTGGATACATTAAACtcccaatttgaaaataataccGATGGGAATgagaaattaatgaaaaactTGGAACTGCTACAAAACAAGGTACAGACACAAGAAGCTTTTATTGATGAGTTACACCATGAACAAAAGACCATTGATAATGAGTACAAGGCAAAGATTAAAGATTTAGAGTACGAGAATGCCCAGCTATCCGAAGAGATTCTGAGAATAAGGGCAAAAAATAGCCAATATGACCCTGAGGCTCAACATTATGAGATCgatcaattaaaacaagaaaatgcACAATTAAAAGACAATGTTAAGAagtatttgaataatttcaaGGAGTTGAAAGATAAAGAAGTTGAACATGCACATCAAATTGCATTTTACGAGTTGGAGTTTGAAAAAGCTGAAAAAGAGAATGAAAAACTACggaaagaaataaaactGTTAAAAGCGCACGAGAGTGAGTTTGCTGAAAGTGAAGTTAACAACCGGGAAACACACAGGAAGCTAAAGGAAGTCGAGCGTGCAAATAAAGAGTTGATAagaaaattggaaaatctTCAATCCGAACATGCTGCAGATAAAGAGCAACATTACAAAGAATTAGCCGAACTTGAAAGAGTATCGttatcaaaagaaaaggacTTGGCGAGATTCAAAGCCGAACTTGAAAATTTGCAAAATTCAGTTTCCGAAAAAACAGAATTACGAGCTGACAATGTTCATCTTAGTAATCAGCTTGAAGCGTCTTGGAAGGAAATTGCTGATTTAGAAAACCAACTTTCAGAATTAAGGATAACACAAAACCAATTAAAATCAGAAAAGAGAACTGAAGTCGACTATGAAATAGAAAGCCTAATaagaaaattaaagaatgATCTAACAGATTTGGAAAGAGAAAATGCAAGATTGAAAACCTTAgagattgaaaatattaaattgaaGCAACAGGCAGACAAATTTTTGGATGATCGAGAATTATACTCtgataatattgaattacTGGAACGGTTGAAAAAAGCAGAGTCAGCTAGAGCAGCTGCTGAAAAGAAGGTTTCTAAAATGGAGTTGGATATTGCAGATCTACAAGAAATTGTCGAAGAATTGTACACACGCAACAAGTTTTCCTTGCATGACAATGAATCTACtgaattgaagaaagagGTTCAAGACcttaaaaacaaaatcaaggCAAGTGATGACTATATTGATGAGTTAGAACGGAACCTTAGACATTCCCAAGCCGACAACAACATTAGTGAAAAGttacaaaaagaattgacCGATGCATACGATTTGGTTCAAACTTATGAAAGCAAAATGAAGcaattggaaaaagaaatagaaaaaatcaaacaatcaCCAGAATCGTCAACTATTGAGCAATACGTGGAATTCCAATTGAAGCTTACTCGCGATGAGTTGGAGAAGGCAAATGCCCAATTGAAATCGACTGAAGAAAAGtacaagaaagaaatcaCAGAGTTGCAAACCGAAAAGCAAAACATGGATATCGAACTATTAAAGGCAaaatccaacaacaaagattTGAATCGTCAACTTGAAGCTCTAAATCAAGAGTTATCGACAATGACTCGAAACTGCAAGAGGTTAGCCATAAAGGCGACCGAGTATAGACGACTcggaaaaaaattggataaCACAGACTGGattgaatatattcaaaatgAGAATTATTACTTTAAAGAAAGATACAGAGACACAAATATCAAGGCCCGTGACTTTAAGTTCTTGTATAACTTTACCATTAATTCAATTCGCAACTCCACCGAGGTTCTAACAAACAAGGAGGATAATAGCAATTTGGCCAAATTAGGAATTTACCCCGAGTATGTGAACCAATCGAGGGGGAAAAGACCAAAGTTAACGTTTGCAGCATTGGCTAAATTTGTGCTAGCAGCCGTTCGAATAAGACAAAGAACCCGGGATCAAGCTGAGAGATACAGAGAGTTGACACGAGTTAGAGGAGAAGTAGACGTGGCCAGACTTAAATACAATTAA
- a CDS encoding ATP-dependent RNA helicase (Predicted RNA-dependent ATPase RNA helicase; Hap43-induced gene): MSNNVIRQQRDRNHEEEIPASSMTGRISKSDMRSNYKSSPAPAQLNKPPRKEPESEPVDDQLYELFVTKIRSYLPDSSHEVIQSASEVASEQLSNRDISVPEKRKELEELLNASISDDDLHELINLSNSIESAKQNHQQGNGDDEFVAIDFNSSDDEEQAIEAEIEVEDESDKETDTEEPTSNEHPKAYDWHWLQQISEFKHYGSQVFDLLADKDLDSLQLDSKLNELLDSKGMDFIVKCIEHRWRIVFSKRLQTENKEPVIKEMEELGLHSLINELHRKRSLDDETSNPLKRQKKVKRVPQKISLDRIVFSTSVENARVTLPEGTIHEVKKSYDTITVPAPAQSLSDNDELLPISTLPDWAQEAFPKTETTTFNRIQSKIYNQAFETDNNLLICAPTGAGKTNVAMLTILRTIENFRNNGHIQLKNFKIVYIAPLKALVQEQMREFQRRLTSVYGVVVNELTGDSSLSKQQIAETQIIVTTPEKWDIITRKDPSYVKLVKLMIIDEIHLLHDERGPVLESLVSRAIRKSETTGSDIRIVGLSATLPNYADVAKFIRAKPEGLFYFDASYRPCPLEQVYIGVKEQKAIKRIAAMNEACYDRMHQSLQDRHQLIIFVHSRKETFTTAKYLMEKLDIDIVEQEGVKEILKQEGESMSNPKLKEVIPRGFGIHHAGLTKKDRGVVEDLFAQGHLRVLVSTATLAWGVNLPAHTVIIKGTETYSPESGAWVQLSPQDILQMLGRAGRPRYDKNGEGIIITSQDEVQYYLAILNQQLPIESQLIHKLVDNINAEIVAGSITTIEEGIEWLTYTYFFVRMLQSPALYGVEATYDFTNDPTLYNRRADLIYTAFCILHENKLVVYNAALGSVASTELGKIASHFYINFETINLYGKMLKPWHSETDILSVFSNSGEFKYVPVRQEERLEISKLMEKCPIPIKEQPNEPLAKINILLQTFISRLSLEGYALIADMIYITQSAGRLLRALYEIALLQKWSSLAKSILNLCKMVDKRLWLNNSPLRQFGDVVPHQIIRASEMSHLPWIRYFHLNPDELAVALNLKGNAQIAKQYIDSFPKVSIQYMVQPITEQFLRIQVEVIPEWSWISAIHGSQEIFNVFLEGCDGNKLLHSEQFIVKRKNINKPHILEFFVSFVAPPLPNYILSFVSEKWVHCTWKSSILLSNVISPKVSPHYLDNNVDLVPTETVGDLFPFTHFNKLQSSTFDTVYNSENNVFIGSSKGDGKTVLAELAILNHWNNKKGRIVYINPCQELVDKLFKKWSTFFSSYEKEINVLSGNLREDSASVNQSHLILATPEQFNCLSKRWKTRKAFRSIDLFIWDDLHLVGSDVHYEMLVTRVRMLTSQWDDYKLRIVALSSPVLNSRDIAEWIGVAKSEMFNFAPHSRENRITEIKLSVESSDNTVKIYKDLAKVNSGLRNTLIFAPSYIHAFEMAHSMVENNQAQEWRSVDLLKLEKYISKIQNPLLKNLLPKGIAVFYSGMARVDRLIVERLFESKSIGVLFCTMDTSKFAPTANNVFVAGTRVYDGHEHRFLDYPLNDLYEMVGCCQDGGVVHIYTTSQMVEFYSSFLNSGLAVESLLSNSLHEFFMDAVANGIIKQRQNCIDVLTFTFFYRRLLKNPSFYDLKEVSNSGISTYLSELIESVFDDFNKEEFIEEEDEGDTISPLNKIVIASHYNSTFETVSNLSKLSNKSKLKDIFHALTNATEFSDLPVREGEDALLIKLQTKLPIKYSQDDYESPFFKAFILLQAHISRISIPFDLRQDQKSVLTRVLQILNAAIDILSSDGSLNVLLAMDLSQMIVQAVWSSDNPLRQVPRFTNEILARCTQHNVETVYDIMSLEDEERNEILQLPDQELNEVASFVNSYPNIELSYEMKGGVTSNESKFVTVTIDRDEEIESLEVVKNENFPVTKQENWWIVVGDSKTRHLYGIKKVNIQKISQSFEIEFTIPNKGKHELTIYLICDSYLDADKEMEFVIDVV, translated from the coding sequence ATGTCTAACAATGTTATACGACAACAGAGAGATCGTAACCATGAAGAAGAGATTCCCGCCAGCTCTATGACTGGTCGTATATCAAAGAGTGATATGAGAAGTAATTACAAGTCTTCACCTGCACCAGCCCAGTTGAATAAACCACCACGCAAAGAACCAGAATCAGAACCAGTAGACGACCAATTATATGAACTATTCGTGACTAAAATACGGTCCTACCTACCTGATTCAAGTCACGAAGTCATTCAATCAGCATCAGAAGTGGCCAGCGAACAATTGAGCAATCGTGATATATCTGTCCcagaaaagagaaaagaacTTGAAGAACTATTGAATGCATCTATATCTGATGATGACCTTcatgaattgattaatttatccaactcaattgaatctgccaaacaaaatcatcaacaagGCAACGGAGATGACGAATTTGTTGCCATCGACTTTAATTCGTCAGATGACGAGGAACAGGCTATAGAAGCAGAgattgaagttgaagacGAAAGCGACAAAGAAACAGACACGGAAGAACCCACAAGCAACGAACACCCCAAAGCATACGACTGGCATTGGCTTCAACAGATTTCTGAATTTAAACATTATGGGTCACAAGTATTTGATCTTTTGGCTGACAAAGATTTGGATCTGCTACAGCTAGACAGTAAACTCAACGAGTTATTGGATTCCAAGGGGATGGACTTTATTGTCAAATGTATTGAACATAGATGGCGTATTGTATTTTCCAAGAGATTGCAAacagaaaacaaagaaCCTGTCATAAAGGAAATGGAAGAACTTGGTCTTCATTCTTTGATCAACGAGTTGCACCGCAAAAGACTGCTAGATGATGAGACTAGCAACCCACTTAAACGACAAAAAAAGGTAAAACGAGTACCCCAAAAGATTAGCCTTGACAGAATTGTGTTCTCTACCAGTGTTGAAAATGCCCGTGTGACTTTACCAGAGGGTACCATTCACGAGGTTAAAAAGTCTTACGATACCATCACTGTCCCAGCACCAGCACAGTCTTTATCCGACAATGATGAATTGTTGCCTATTTCTACTCTTCCAGATTGGGCCCAAGAAGCTTTCCCCAAAACCGAAACCACTACATTTAACCGGATTCAATCGAAAATATACAACCAGGCATTTGAAACCGACAATAACTTATTAATTTGTGCTCCCACGGGTGCTGGTAAAACAAATGTGGCAATGTTAACCATACTACGCACTATTGAAAACTTCCGTAACAATGGCCacattcaattgaaaaatttcaaaatcgTGTATATTGCCCCGTTGAAAGCACTTGTGCAAGAACAAATGCGTGAATTCCAAAGACGTCTTACATCAGTGTATGGGGTTGTTGTTAACGAGTTGACCGGTGACCTGTCTTTGTCGAAACAACAAATAGCTGAAACTCAAATCATTGTCACAACGCCAGAAAAGTGGGATATCATAACCAGAAAAGACCCCAGCTATGTGAAATTGGTCAAACTCATGATCATTGATGAAATCCATTTATTGCATGACGAAAGAGGTCCTGTTTTAGAAAGTTTGGTCAGCAGAGCTATAAGAAAATCTGAAACTACTGGTTCCGATATCAGAATTGTCGGGCTTTCGGCTACTTTGCCAAACTATGCCGATGTCGCAAAGTTTATCAGGGCAAAACCTGAAGGGTTATTTTACTTTGACGCTAGTTATAGGCCATGTCCATTGGAACAGGTATACATTGGGGTAAAGGAACAAAAGGCTATCAAAAGAATTGCTGCCATGAACGAAGCGTGCTACGACAGAATGCACCAAAGTCTACAAGATCGTCATCAACTTATCATTTTTGTCCATTCCAGAAAAGAGACATTCACCACTgcaaaatatttgatgGAGAAATTAGATATCGACATCGTGGAACAAGAAGGTgtaaaagaaatattgaaaCAGGAAGGTGAGTCGATGTCTAACCCCAAGTTAAAAGAGGTCATACCCAGAGGATTTGGGATTCACCATGCTGGTTTGACCAAAAAAGATAGGGGTGTGGTTGAAGACTTGTTTGCTCAAGGTCACTTGCGTGTTCTTGTTTCTACCGCCACTTTGGCGTGGGGTGTTAACCTTCCAGCACACACTGTAATTATAAAGGGTACAGAAACCTATTCACCAGAAAGTGGGGCCTGGGTCCAATTATCGCCTCAGGATATTTTGCAAATGTTGGGGCGTGCTGGTAGACCACGATACGACAAGAATGGTGAAGGGATTATCATTACATCACAAGACGAGGTCCAATACTACTTGGCCATTTTGAATCAGCAGTTACCTATTGAATCACAATTGATTCACAAATTGGTAGATAATATTAATGCAGAAATTGTTGCTGGGTCAATCACCACTATCGAAGAAGGCATAGAGTGGTTGACTTAtacatatttttttgttagaATGTTGCAGTCGCCAGCCTTATACGGTGTTGAAGCCACATATGACTTTACGAATGACCCAACACTTTACAACCGAAGAGCTGATTTGATATACACTGCATTTTGTATTTTGCATGAAAACAAGTTGGTCGTTTATAACGCTGCTTTGGGTTCAGTCGCCTCAACTGAGTTGGGTAAGATTGCATCACATTTCTatatcaattttgaaacaataaatCTATATGGGAAAATGTTGAAACCATGGCACAGTGAAACCGATATTTTGAGTGTGTTTTCAAACTCAGGCGAGTTCAAGTATGTTCCCGTGAGACAGGAAGAAAGATTGGAAATAAGCAAGTTGATGGAGAAATGTCCTATCCCAATCAAAGAACAACCCAATGAACCACTAGCCAAAATCAACATACTTTTGCAGACATTTATTTCTCGATTAAGTCTCGAAGGATATGCTTTGATTGCCGACATGATATACATTACCCAATCTGCTGGAAGATTGCTTAGAGCGTTATATGAAATAGCTTTGTTGCAAAAATGGTCATCATTAGCCAAAAGTATCCTCAATTTGTGCAAAATGGTAGACAAACGATTGTGGCTAAACAATTCACCATTGAGGCAATTTGGTGATGTCGTCCCTCACCAGATCATTCGAGCATCAGAGATGTCACATTTGCCATGGATTAGgtattttcatttaaacCCTGATGAACTTGCTGTTGCGTTAAATTTAAAGGGAAATGCCCAAATAGCTAAACAGTATATCGATTCTTTTCCCAAAGTATCAATCCAATACATGGTTCAACCTATCACAGAACAATTTCTACGCATACAGGTTGAGGTGATTCCAGAATGGTCTTGGATTCTGGCTATTCACGGGAGCCAAGAGATTTTCAATGTTTTTTTGGAAGGTTGTGATGGGAATAAACTATTGCATAGCGAACAATTTATCGTAAAACGCAAAAATATTAACAAACCGCATATTTTGgagttttttgtttcttttgttgCACCGCCTTTACCCAATTATATTCTATCGTTTGTCAGTGAAAAATGGGTGCACTGTACATGGAAAAGCTCTATTTTATTGTCTAACGTGATTTCTCCCAAAGTGTCACCTCATTACTTGGATAACAATGTGGATTTAGTACCTACAGAAACAGTGGGCGATTTGTTTCCATTTACtcatttcaacaaattgcAGTCGTCAACGTTTGATACAGTTTACAACAGCGAAAATAATGTTTTTATTGGCTCTTCCAAAGGCGACGGGAAAACTGTTTTGGCCGAGTTGGCAATATTGAATCATTGGAATAACAAAAAAGGCAGAATAGTATACATTAATCCGTGCCAGGAACTTGTTGacaaattgtttaaaaaatgGTCCACATTCTTTCTGTCATATGAGAAGGAAATCAATGTGTTAAGTGGTAACTTGCGTGAAGACTCGGCTTCTGTGAATCAAAGCCACTTGATTTTGGCCACGCCCGAACAGTTTAACTGTTTATCAAAGCGTTGGAAAACTAGAAAGGCGTTTAGGtctattgatttatttatctGGGACGACTTGCATTTAGTTGGGTCAGATGTTCACTACGAGATGCTTGTCACAAGAGTTCGTATGTTAACCTCACAATGGGATGACTATAAACTAAGAATTGTTGCTTTGTCGAGCCCTGTATTAAACAGTCGTGATATTGCAGAATGGATAGGAGTGGCGAAACTGGAAATGTTTAATTTTGCTCCACATAGTCGCGAAAACAGAATCACCGAAATTAAACTAAGTGTCGAAAGCTCCGACAATACAgttaaaatttataaagaTTTGGCTAAAGTGAATAGTGGTTTGAGGAACACGCTAATCTTTGCTCCATCATATATCCATGCCTTTGAAATGGCACATAGTATGGTCGAAAATAACCAAGCACAAGAATGGAGATcagttgatttattgaaattggaaaaatatATCCTGAAAATTCAGAATCCCTTATTGAAGAACTTGTTACCTAAAGGAATTGCCGTATTCTATTCTGGTATGGCACGAGTCGACAGATTGATTGTGGAAAGATTATTTGAATCCAAGTCCATTGGTGTATTGTTTTGCACCATGGATACTAGCAAATTTGCACCAACTGCTAATAACGTGTTTGTTGCTGGGACACGAGTATATGATGGCCACGAACATCGATTCCTTGATTACCCGCTTAATGATTTGTATGAAATGGTAGGCTGTTGTCAAGATGGCGGAGTGGTCCATATCTATACAACTTCGCAGATGGTCGAATTCTACAGCTCGTTTTTGAATCTGGGGCTTGCGGTAGAGAGCTTGCTCTCAAACTCTTTGCACGAGTTTTTCATGGACGCTGTTGCCAATGgtattattaaacaaaGACAAAATTGTATTGATGTATTGACATTCACATTTTTTTACAGAAGATTGCTAAAAAATCCAAGTTTTTATGACTTGAAAGAAGTTTCGAATAGTGGAATTTCAACGTATTTGTCAGAATTGATAGAAAGTGTTTTCGATGATTTCAACAAGgaagaatttattgaagaagaggaCGAAGGAGATACCATCAGTCCATTGAATAAAATCGTTATTGCTTCTCATTACAACAGTACTTTTGAAACAGTATCCAACTTGAGCAAGCTCAGCAATAAAAGTAAATTGAAAGATATTTTCCATGCGTTGACAAATGCAACTGAATTTAGTGACTTACCTGTACGTGAAGGTGAAGACGCCTTGTTGATTAAACTTCAAACTAAACTACCAATAAAATATAGTCAAGATGATTATGAATCaccatttttcaaagcTTTTATACTATTGCAGGCACATATATCACGAATCAGTATCCCCTTTGATTTACGACAAGATCAGAAATCTGTTTTGACTAGAGTTTTACAAATTTTGAATGCAGCTATAGACATTTTGTCAAGTGATGGCTCGTTGAATGTTTTATTAGCCATGGATTTATCACAGATGATAGTGCAGGCTGTGTGGAGTTCTGACAACCCATTAAGACAAGTTCCGCGCTTCACCAACGAGATTTTAGCTAGATGTACTCAGCACAATGTCGAAACAGTATATGATATAATGTCATTGGAAGACGAAGAACGGAATGAAATCTTGCAATTGCCAGACCAAGAATTGAACGAAGTTGCATCGTTTGTGAATCTGTATCCTAATATTGAATTACTGTATGAAATGAAGGGCGGGGTTACTTCTAACgaatcaaaatttgttaCCGTTACAATCGATAGAGATGAAGAGATCGAGTCATTAGAAGTtgttaaaaatgaaaattttccTGTTACCAAGCAAGAGAATTGGTGGATTGTTGTTGGCGATAGTAAGACTCGTCATTTATATGGTATAAAGAAAGtcaatattcaaaaaataagCCAGTCTTTCGAAATCGAGTTTACTATCCCAAACAAAGGTAAGCATGAATTaacaatttatttgatCTGTGATTCATATCTAGACGCTGATAAAGAAATGGAATTCGTTATAGATGTAGTAtag